The following are encoded together in the Gammaproteobacteria bacterium genome:
- a CDS encoding SDR family NAD(P)-dependent oxidoreductase — MTQKSILITGCSSGIGLCCAQGLKQRGWRVFATARKDSDVDMLRSLGLEAHQLDLDDSSSIQRAFAWVLQQTGGTLDALFNNGAYGLPGAVEDVRREDLRALFETNFFGPHELTCLALPVMRRQGHGRIVQNSSILGFAAMPFRGAYNASKFALEGLTDTLRIELHDTNIRISLIEPGPITSRFRANAFAMYQKHINKETSPFRRKYESMEARLKKKGPAVPFTLPPEAVLAKLIHALESNNPNPRYYVTTPTIFFGYLKRFLSTRIMDKILLKASGDGNR, encoded by the coding sequence ATGACTCAAAAATCCATTCTCATCACCGGCTGCTCCAGCGGCATTGGCCTGTGCTGTGCCCAAGGGCTAAAGCAGCGTGGCTGGCGCGTGTTTGCCACCGCCCGCAAAGACAGCGACGTCGACATGCTGCGCTCACTGGGTCTGGAAGCGCATCAACTGGATTTGGATGACAGCAGTTCAATCCAGCGTGCCTTTGCCTGGGTGCTGCAACAAACCGGCGGCACCCTGGATGCGCTGTTTAACAACGGCGCCTATGGCCTGCCCGGCGCGGTCGAAGACGTACGTCGCGAAGACCTGCGCGCACTGTTTGAAACCAATTTTTTTGGCCCGCATGAGCTCACTTGTCTGGCTTTACCCGTCATGCGTCGTCAGGGACATGGACGAATCGTACAAAACAGTTCGATACTCGGCTTTGCCGCCATGCCGTTTCGCGGCGCCTACAATGCCAGCAAATTTGCGCTGGAAGGTCTGACCGACACCTTGCGGATAGAACTACACGACACCAACATTCGCATTTCGCTGATTGAACCCGGCCCCATCACCAGCCGGTTTCGCGCCAATGCGTTTGCGATGTATCAAAAACACATCAACAAAGAAACCAGTCCGTTTCGCCGCAAATACGAAAGCATGGAGGCTCGGCTAAAGAAAAAAGGCCCTGCCGTGCCCTTCACCCTGCCACCGGAAGCAGTATTGGCCAAGTTGATTCATGCGCTGGAAAGCAACAATCCCAATCCGCGCTATTATGTGACGACGCCAACCATTTTCTTCGGCTACCTCAAACGTTTTCTGTCCACCCGTATCATGGACAAAATTTTGCTTAAAGCTTCAGGCGATGGAAATCGGTAA